A window of candidate division KSB1 bacterium contains these coding sequences:
- a CDS encoding HAMP domain-containing sensor histidine kinase, producing the protein MNLYNYHTRFQNEFQALLHDCKLEMYPLLYSVPPSANELDAFITAYPIKYISLTMGSPESRAVRISPVKIYGGEIISKIDTLDFINSSPPLNRDRRSIDIHFMHPADSSMHILASVALDHIVEQILNSLQLPPIYTYFLTNSNYTILHSNSIHNIGSQFDQIVDNREIFAAHSGFSSEYAWQSSELPYGLVLFLQKDLKPEFAELHRNLIGLLVFILLLLLTVLLIVRIMAGKLAASLQEITRVTQRVSHGDFSQTIKLQRRDELGELIMTFNQMVDRLNKSYQALEKTNIALEQSFSELTRTRAELSQKQRLALVGETLSKISHEIQNKIGGVSIWVQNLKIMAAENPTISLYTLEIEQSLDSFMQMLSNFKRFYREPSLNVTLIDAADLVSDAIWPFIKDAESRNIKLKTHIKDRIDIRADQDQMLDVLSNLIMNALYFSSDGSAIKCTVTRNDGYCKITVCDDGPGIPPGDEIQIFHPFYTTKTSGSGLGLAIASSVIKAHKGSITVHNEPGHGACFSLFLPLETNKS; encoded by the coding sequence GTGAATTTATATAATTATCATACCCGCTTCCAGAATGAATTCCAGGCGCTGCTGCACGATTGTAAACTTGAAATGTATCCTCTTTTATATTCAGTCCCTCCCTCTGCCAATGAATTAGACGCTTTTATCACAGCCTATCCTATAAAGTACATCTCTCTTACAATGGGTAGCCCGGAATCCAGAGCAGTGCGGATTTCACCTGTGAAAATCTACGGGGGTGAGATTATATCAAAAATAGATACATTGGACTTTATCAATTCCAGTCCGCCCCTGAACCGCGACCGCAGGTCTATTGATATTCACTTTATGCACCCGGCGGACAGCAGTATGCATATTTTGGCCTCTGTGGCGCTTGATCATATTGTGGAACAAATTCTAAACAGTCTGCAGCTTCCTCCGATCTATACTTACTTTCTAACAAATTCAAACTATACCATTCTGCATTCCAACAGCATACACAATATTGGCAGCCAGTTCGATCAAATTGTTGATAATCGCGAAATATTTGCCGCTCATTCCGGTTTTTCATCTGAATACGCATGGCAAAGCTCTGAATTGCCTTATGGACTGGTTTTGTTTTTGCAAAAAGACCTGAAACCGGAATTCGCTGAATTGCACAGAAACCTGATCGGCCTGCTTGTTTTCATCCTGTTGCTTCTCCTGACTGTTTTGCTAATTGTCAGGATAATGGCTGGAAAGCTGGCAGCATCCCTGCAGGAGATAACTCGCGTCACTCAGCGAGTCTCGCATGGAGATTTCAGTCAAACAATTAAACTGCAGCGCCGGGATGAACTGGGAGAGCTGATCATGACATTCAATCAAATGGTGGATCGCCTGAATAAAAGTTACCAGGCACTCGAAAAAACCAATATAGCCCTTGAACAAAGTTTTTCCGAACTGACACGTACACGGGCTGAACTTTCTCAAAAACAAAGACTTGCGCTTGTCGGAGAAACCCTGTCAAAAATTTCTCACGAAATACAGAACAAAATCGGCGGTGTCTCCATTTGGGTGCAGAATCTAAAGATTATGGCAGCAGAGAATCCCACTATCAGCCTGTATACTTTAGAAATAGAACAGTCTCTTGATTCTTTTATGCAAATGCTGAGCAATTTTAAACGTTTTTATCGGGAACCCTCTTTAAATGTGACTCTGATTGATGCTGCGGATCTCGTCAGTGATGCAATATGGCCGTTTATAAAAGACGCTGAATCCAGAAATATCAAACTCAAAACGCATATCAAAGACCGGATTGACATCCGCGCTGATCAAGATCAAATGCTGGATGTGCTGTCCAATCTGATTATGAATGCCTTGTACTTTTCATCAGACGGAAGCGCCATAAAATGTACCGTCACCCGCAATGATGGCTATTGTAAAATAACGGTTTGTGATGACGGCCCCGGCATCCCGCCCGGTGACGAAATCCAAATCTTTCATCCGTTCTATACCACAAAAACGAGCGGCAGCGGCCTGGGTCTGGCCATTGCATCCTCTGTCATCAAGGCCCATAAAGGCAGCATAACCGTTCATAATGAGCCCGGCCATGGAGCCTGTTTCAGTTTATTTTTGCCGCTTGAAACGAATAAATCCTAA
- a CDS encoding sigma-54 dependent transcriptional regulator — translation MHILIAEDDTAIRKGIAVFMKHKNYDVTSTADGQEAFNRCRKNPPDVIISDLKMPGMTGIDLLDKLAEKELHIPVIIITSYATVKNAVEAIKRGAEDYLTKPLDLEELHLKIKRIQRKINLEAENRNLRASLKRHENPDMIGHSRVMQQLQQLILHIARDPDIPVMIYGESGTGKELAARAVHNNSSRAGSPFIAVNCAALPDNLLESELFGYCRGAFTGAMADKPGFFQTAGSGTLFLDEVSEMSAHMQAKLLRVLQEHVIYPLGSSSEVPVQARVIGASNRDLTEMLHQKTFREDLYYRMNVMEITVPPLRSRKEDIPVLLEFFIKRYKRSLPAFNLTADAMNELQSYHWPGNIRELENLTRRLLLLCSGSKVSSLDLPFSVKTHHHNDWNEFLQRPNIKTALQEITDKFEQRYLYFHLQKHGGNISKTAEEIGLSRVALHQKIKRYKITVNSG, via the coding sequence ATGCATATTTTGATAGCAGAAGATGACACTGCAATCCGCAAAGGCATTGCTGTTTTTATGAAACATAAAAACTATGACGTTACATCCACAGCTGACGGACAAGAGGCATTTAACCGCTGTAGGAAAAATCCACCCGATGTTATCATTTCGGATTTAAAAATGCCCGGAATGACCGGGATTGATTTACTGGACAAACTCGCTGAAAAGGAATTGCACATTCCGGTTATTATCATTACCTCTTATGCGACTGTTAAAAATGCAGTAGAGGCCATTAAAAGAGGGGCGGAAGATTATCTGACCAAACCTCTCGATCTGGAAGAGCTGCATTTAAAAATCAAACGTATTCAGCGTAAAATAAATTTAGAGGCAGAAAACCGTAATCTGCGAGCAAGTCTAAAACGACACGAAAACCCGGACATGATCGGACACAGCCGTGTCATGCAGCAGCTGCAACAATTGATTCTGCACATCGCCCGGGATCCTGATATACCGGTCATGATTTACGGTGAAAGTGGCACCGGTAAAGAATTGGCAGCTCGCGCGGTCCACAACAACAGCAGCAGAGCCGGTTCACCGTTTATCGCAGTCAATTGTGCAGCGCTCCCTGATAACCTGCTGGAAAGTGAGCTGTTTGGATACTGCCGCGGTGCTTTTACGGGTGCGATGGCAGATAAACCCGGTTTTTTTCAGACTGCGGGATCTGGCACGCTTTTTCTGGATGAAGTCAGTGAAATGAGTGCACATATGCAAGCCAAACTACTGCGTGTGCTGCAGGAACATGTAATTTATCCGTTGGGCAGCAGCAGTGAAGTACCAGTCCAGGCGCGGGTGATCGGAGCTTCCAACCGCGACCTGACAGAAATGCTACATCAAAAGACATTCCGTGAAGATCTGTATTACCGGATGAATGTCATGGAGATCACCGTTCCTCCGCTGCGCAGCCGCAAAGAAGACATTCCCGTTTTACTCGAGTTTTTTATAAAGAGATATAAACGCTCTTTACCCGCCTTTAACCTTACCGCAGATGCGATGAATGAACTGCAGTCTTATCACTGGCCCGGCAATATCCGCGAACTTGAAAACCTGACACGCAGATTGCTGCTTCTTTGCAGTGGAAGCAAAGTTTCTTCCCTGGATCTGCCGTTTTCAGTGAAAACACATCATCACAATGACTGGAACGAATTCCTGCAACGGCCGAATATCAAGACGGCCTTACAGGAAATCACCGACAAATTTGAGCAGCGTTATCTGTATTTCCATTTGCAGAAACACGGGGGAAATATTTCTAAAACAGCAGAGGAAATTGGTTTATCACGTGTGGCGCTGCATCAAAAAATAAAAC
- a CDS encoding alpha/beta hydrolase gives MFSAHYTGTHSAKHPLIPPCTVICRDSPVFINAAMDDELYDDAERFYLKAKKVDVDFEFRSGVGRVHCYPLLSPMFREAAEAMDEIRTFIRRRLEI, from the coding sequence GTGTTCAGTGCTCATTATACCGGCACTCACTCTGCAAAACATCCGCTCATCCCCCCCTGTACGGTGATCTGCAGGGACTCTCCGGTTTTTATCAATGCCGCAATGGATGATGAATTGTATGACGACGCTGAACGCTTTTACCTGAAAGCAAAAAAGGTCGATGTCGATTTTGAATTCCGATCCGGAGTCGGTAGGGTACACTGTTATCCGCTACTGTCGCCCATGTTCCGTGAAGCTGCCGAGGCTATGGATGAGATTCGCACATTTATTCGCCGACGTTTGGAAATTTGA
- a CDS encoding FG-GAP-like repeat-containing protein codes for MVINTIPGSRPHIIHTADLDNDGDQDVIVGSFGDDNIVWYENDGTGNFNSQPLLIDEDADDVQSIYVVDLDADGDLDVLSATYANNRITWYENTGAGFFSEPKMITNEASGANSVYAADMDQDGDLDVVSASIKDTKIAWYENTGDTEFGSQQVLAELDGLSSMFAADMDQDGDPDIVTISKETGNIAWHENVGIQDDELELADEPNIIYTLVPAGNCNITKVDLDVDGDPDVLASIEDADKVEWYENSGSGTFRTRAVTDSTVGVKSAFASDFDKDGDLDIVTVSYSDAYRDDKIAWFENTGNRSFSNQKIIGGYLKIRGPMAVAAADFDGDGFPDIVAASTGRDEIVWFENLLEDTGVDELTEKPNHFGLTQNYPNPFNPSTVIEYALPKTSQVTVSIYNSLGQSIKTLVNTEQTAGHHSVRWNGLDENGQTVSNGVYYYRISADQFSETKKMLLVR; via the coding sequence ATGGTCATCAACACAATTCCTGGAAGTAGACCTCATATCATACATACCGCTGATCTGGATAATGATGGAGATCAGGATGTTATTGTGGGATCATTCGGTGATGACAATATTGTCTGGTATGAAAATGACGGAACCGGGAATTTCAACAGTCAGCCGCTGCTCATAGATGAAGACGCTGATGATGTTCAGTCTATCTATGTTGTTGATCTGGATGCTGACGGTGATCTCGATGTTCTCTCAGCCACATACGCTAATAACAGAATTACCTGGTATGAAAATACCGGCGCTGGTTTTTTTAGTGAACCGAAAATGATCACCAATGAGGCAAGCGGAGCAAACTCTGTATATGCAGCTGATATGGATCAGGACGGAGACCTTGATGTGGTGTCAGCTTCCATCAAAGATACAAAGATTGCCTGGTATGAAAATACGGGTGATACAGAGTTTGGAAGCCAGCAGGTCCTTGCTGAACTTGACGGACTATCGTCGATGTTTGCTGCCGATATGGACCAGGATGGTGATCCGGATATTGTCACAATTTCAAAAGAAACCGGCAATATTGCCTGGCATGAAAATGTAGGGATCCAGGATGATGAACTTGAACTTGCGGATGAGCCGAATATTATATACACCCTTGTACCGGCAGGTAATTGTAATATTACAAAGGTCGATCTGGATGTTGACGGCGATCCGGATGTGTTGGCTTCTATAGAAGATGCTGACAAAGTCGAATGGTATGAAAACAGTGGAAGCGGAACTTTCAGGACAAGAGCTGTAACGGATTCCACGGTCGGTGTAAAATCAGCTTTTGCGTCCGATTTTGACAAAGACGGTGACCTGGATATCGTGACCGTTTCCTACTCGGATGCTTACCGTGATGACAAAATCGCCTGGTTTGAAAACACGGGCAATAGATCTTTTTCAAATCAAAAGATAATTGGCGGCTATCTAAAAATTCGTGGCCCCATGGCCGTTGCAGCGGCTGATTTTGACGGTGATGGATTCCCGGATATCGTCGCAGCTTCGACAGGCAGAGACGAGATTGTCTGGTTTGAAAATTTGCTGGAGGATACGGGTGTAGACGAGTTGACCGAAAAACCAAATCATTTTGGTCTCACTCAGAATTACCCCAATCCGTTCAACCCGTCAACGGTTATAGAATACGCGCTGCCAAAGACCTCACAGGTTACCGTCAGCATTTACAACTCTCTCGGACAGTCCATTAAAACCCTGGTTAACACAGAACAGACCGCCGGACACCATTCTGTACGCTGGAACGGTTTGGATGAAAACGGTCAGACTGTCAGCAATGGAGTTTATTACTATCGTATTAGCGCAGATCAGTTTTCTGAAACGAAAAAGATGCTGTTGGTTCGATAG
- a CDS encoding ABC transporter substrate-binding protein, which produces MQCSDRHQEQSVKKPVFGGILKTACLASIETLDPQQLIFKTDYKAASIVYEGLTTFVGDCDEPKPCLAESWALSSDGKKLTFFLRDSVFFHNDPCFPNSRGRRLCADDVIYTFHRLADARTQCLEYSMFAGKIIGIDDYHTGKTKHISGIVKNDSLTVTFMLTRPFAAFFKYLATHICYIVPQEAVTYYGDSFSHHPVGTGAFRLSRWQQLKTLYFERHSNYWKKDNYGRHLPYLDSIHLHLISRPVMVISELYKDNLDLATLNQKQFDQLVNQDKLHEQHFMIQATPSYNIRFFAFSLNKTGKATLKPDLRQAIACGFNREEILNSLNTTPAQTFVPAKMLRTSETTWYTYDPRKAELLVKNSGYAGEQFCIASNIETEEVNQLQLDCLQLGLNAELCVQKSDYYSWVFKERPVLFRVSFQPNYPDPEAYYNLFYSKIFS; this is translated from the coding sequence ATGCAATGCTCAGACAGGCATCAAGAACAGTCCGTTAAAAAACCAGTTTTTGGCGGAATCCTGAAAACAGCCTGTCTGGCCTCCATTGAAACCCTTGATCCCCAGCAATTAATATTTAAAACCGATTACAAAGCAGCCTCAATTGTGTACGAAGGCTTGACCACATTTGTCGGCGACTGCGATGAACCCAAGCCTTGTCTGGCTGAGAGCTGGGCCCTGAGCAGTGACGGCAAAAAGCTGACATTTTTTCTGCGTGATTCGGTATTTTTTCATAATGATCCTTGTTTTCCGAACAGCAGAGGCCGGCGGCTGTGTGCCGATGATGTCATTTATACATTCCATCGACTGGCTGACGCTCGAACCCAATGCCTTGAATACAGTATGTTTGCCGGAAAGATAATCGGTATCGATGACTATCATACCGGAAAGACCAAGCATATATCCGGGATTGTAAAAAATGACAGTCTCACAGTTACGTTCATGCTGACCCGACCTTTTGCTGCATTTTTCAAGTATCTGGCGACACATATTTGCTATATCGTTCCGCAGGAAGCAGTAACCTATTATGGAGACTCGTTTTCACACCATCCCGTCGGAACCGGCGCCTTTCGGCTAAGCCGCTGGCAGCAGCTAAAAACCCTTTACTTTGAGCGGCATTCCAATTATTGGAAAAAAGACAACTATGGCCGGCACTTGCCGTATCTGGACTCTATACATCTACACCTGATTTCCCGGCCGGTTATGGTTATCTCTGAACTGTACAAAGACAATCTTGATCTTGCCACTCTCAATCAAAAGCAATTCGATCAGCTTGTAAACCAGGACAAACTGCATGAACAGCATTTTATGATCCAGGCCACTCCTTCCTATAATATTCGCTTTTTTGCTTTTTCTCTGAACAAAACAGGCAAGGCGACCCTTAAACCTGATTTAAGACAAGCGATTGCTTGCGGTTTTAACCGGGAGGAAATTCTAAATTCTCTAAATACAACCCCGGCACAGACTTTTGTCCCGGCAAAGATGCTCAGGACCAGCGAGACAACATGGTACACGTATGACCCGCGTAAAGCCGAACTTTTAGTAAAAAATTCCGGGTATGCAGGAGAACAATTTTGTATTGCCTCCAATATAGAGACAGAAGAAGTGAATCAGCTGCAGCTTGATTGTCTGCAATTGGGTTTAAATGCCGAGCTCTGCGTTCAAAAATCAGATTATTACAGCTGGGTATTCAAGGAACGTCCTGTTCTTTTCCGGGTAAGTTTTCAACCCAACTATCCGGATCCGGAAGCTTACTATAACCTTTTTTATTCCAAGATATTCAGTTGA